One window of Posidoniimonas polymericola genomic DNA carries:
- a CDS encoding NPCBM/NEW2 domain-containing protein, whose translation MRRRRVSMAAQRPLRFESLEDRRLLAVVPAGFTESVVASGLTSPITMDIEDSGRIWLAYQDGRIEVIENDQLLPTPAVQLDADGSGERGLQGIELDPEFESNGYLYVYYTAASPESHNRLSRLTVDPLTENTIVPGSELVLLDLPYFSTFPQNQDPIWHMGGAIHFLQDGTIAVQVGDHLNNSLVQDLDEPLGKVLRVNPDGTPAADNPHYDLGDGISWQDFVWAAGLRNPFSGDVDPATGRYFINDVGQGSWEEINDATAGGENFGWPTTEGAFNQAQYPDFTQPFHAYSHAEDVAITGGAFNSPAVSQFPAEYQGKYFYSQFGAGRIMVIDPNNAADNEAFLTGTAFPMNIEFAADGSMYYIARGAGAGGAPGIGTGQVLKVQYAADIPPQIIQQPADRFRSVGYSATFTASAAGSSPLSYQWERDSGTGFTPIPGATEAFFTLESVGVEDSGSLFRVVVSNGFGTATSDAATLEVTTDTPPTPTVTLPLEGDLYRAGDLITFTGSATDAEDGVLAPSQLTWQVDFHHDEHLHPFLPATTGLTGAQFTVPVNSETAANVWFRIHLTATDSAGLTTETYRDIHPVTSVFTPTSNVDGVAIEVDGQPKETPTSITGVVNVNRALNAPAVADAGGLPAYFAQWLDGEASRDRVIATPEQDSAFVALYQTYDLGAPTYASDLTPSAPPVNGWGPIELDSSNGEDAAGDGGPITLNDQVYAKGLGVHAYSEITYDLNGGYHRFVSDIGLDDENAPAGSVEFRVLADGQEVFASGVMNNQSPTQTVDLDVTGVTQITLVVDDGGNGVGNDHADWADARFYSIEATPVVNLNFQPAGAEVPAGDLADTGAVFGDRGNGWTYGWQTDHTDLSRDRDVNADQRLDTLVHFHAGQDWEIALPNGQYLVTASVGDAGFPSTHTLNVEGLNFWTAEALAADEFAVQTRLVTVSDGRLTLDQGDAADKATRINYLEIAAVDVGATLLPFAAADVDLNGRLDLDDVAAFGAGWGADGTSASLEDRLRLGDLDFDGDTDQDDWEVFYSRWIAESNAPLSFDAVINPTAGDFDRTGSVTQTDYQVWRNAYGATGLRAADANGDGAVNAADYTLWRGNFGVTTSTPDPLDALVLYIDPLTGQGTLRNETDAAISLIGYSVLSDAAALLTADGDWQSLQDAGLTGWEEAQPTASALSELNPSGSLTLAAGDALDLGGLYDASASITPVQLEYAVSTSGLVQFGSVVFAEPTALPMAAVAKSGAIAAAEPALGVTPAPKLTSIESLVAPPSIETGSFGNSAARRPVTPPAARVNTDPQLLIAQQLHSQAASHAPERDAAFEAFSTKQDDADFLNSDTTLPELGPSRVAPGIRRGRV comes from the coding sequence ATGCGACGTCGACGCGTCTCAATGGCTGCCCAACGACCACTCCGTTTCGAGTCCCTCGAGGACCGCCGCCTGCTCGCGGTCGTGCCGGCTGGCTTCACCGAGTCCGTGGTCGCGTCGGGGCTGACCAGCCCGATCACGATGGACATCGAGGACAGCGGGCGGATCTGGCTGGCTTACCAGGACGGCCGGATCGAGGTGATCGAGAACGACCAACTGCTGCCGACGCCCGCCGTCCAGCTCGACGCCGACGGCTCGGGCGAGCGCGGGCTGCAGGGGATCGAGCTTGACCCCGAATTTGAGAGCAACGGCTACCTCTACGTCTACTACACGGCGGCCTCGCCGGAGAGCCACAACCGGCTCAGCCGCCTGACGGTCGACCCGCTCACCGAGAACACGATCGTGCCGGGCAGCGAGTTGGTGCTGCTCGACCTGCCGTACTTCTCGACGTTCCCGCAGAACCAGGACCCCATCTGGCACATGGGCGGGGCGATCCACTTCTTGCAGGACGGCACGATCGCGGTGCAGGTGGGCGACCACCTCAACAACAGCCTGGTGCAGGACCTCGACGAGCCGCTCGGCAAGGTGCTCCGGGTCAACCCCGACGGGACCCCCGCGGCCGACAACCCGCACTACGACCTGGGCGACGGGATCAGCTGGCAGGACTTCGTCTGGGCCGCCGGTCTCCGCAACCCGTTCAGCGGCGACGTCGACCCGGCAACCGGCCGCTACTTCATCAACGACGTCGGCCAGGGCTCGTGGGAAGAGATCAACGACGCCACGGCCGGGGGCGAGAACTTTGGCTGGCCGACCACCGAGGGCGCCTTCAACCAAGCGCAGTACCCAGACTTCACCCAGCCGTTCCACGCCTACAGCCACGCGGAGGACGTCGCGATCACCGGCGGCGCTTTCAACAGCCCGGCGGTCTCGCAGTTCCCGGCCGAGTACCAGGGCAAGTACTTCTACTCGCAGTTCGGCGCCGGTCGGATCATGGTGATCGACCCCAACAACGCAGCGGACAACGAGGCGTTCCTCACGGGCACGGCGTTCCCGATGAACATCGAGTTCGCCGCCGACGGCTCGATGTACTACATCGCCCGCGGCGCCGGGGCGGGGGGGGCGCCGGGCATCGGGACCGGGCAGGTGCTCAAAGTTCAGTACGCGGCCGACATCCCGCCGCAGATCATCCAGCAGCCAGCCGACCGTTTCCGCTCGGTTGGCTACAGTGCGACGTTCACCGCCAGCGCGGCCGGCTCGTCGCCGCTCAGCTACCAGTGGGAGCGGGATTCGGGCACGGGGTTCACGCCGATTCCAGGCGCCACCGAAGCGTTTTTCACTCTTGAATCGGTTGGGGTCGAGGACAGCGGCTCGTTGTTCCGCGTGGTCGTGTCCAACGGGTTCGGGACGGCCACCAGCGACGCCGCGACGCTCGAAGTCACCACCGACACCCCACCCACGCCGACGGTCACGCTGCCGCTGGAGGGCGACCTGTACCGCGCCGGCGATTTGATCACCTTCACCGGCTCCGCGACAGACGCCGAAGACGGCGTGCTCGCGCCCTCGCAGCTCACCTGGCAGGTCGACTTCCACCACGACGAGCACCTGCACCCATTCCTGCCGGCCACGACTGGTCTGACCGGGGCCCAGTTCACCGTGCCGGTCAACAGCGAAACCGCCGCCAACGTCTGGTTCCGGATCCACCTGACCGCGACCGACTCGGCGGGGCTCACCACCGAGACCTACCGGGACATCCACCCGGTGACGAGCGTCTTCACGCCGACTTCGAATGTGGACGGCGTGGCAATCGAGGTCGACGGCCAACCCAAAGAGACCCCCACCAGCATCACCGGTGTGGTGAACGTGAACCGGGCCCTCAACGCCCCCGCCGTAGCCGACGCCGGAGGTCTGCCCGCCTACTTCGCGCAGTGGCTCGACGGCGAGGCCAGCCGCGACCGCGTCATCGCGACCCCCGAGCAGGACTCCGCGTTCGTCGCGCTCTACCAGACCTACGACCTCGGCGCGCCGACCTACGCCAGCGACCTGACGCCCTCGGCGCCGCCGGTTAACGGCTGGGGGCCGATCGAGCTCGACAGCAGCAACGGCGAGGACGCCGCGGGCGACGGCGGGCCCATCACCCTCAACGACCAGGTTTACGCCAAGGGCCTGGGTGTGCACGCCTACTCCGAGATCACCTACGACCTCAACGGCGGGTACCATCGGTTCGTCTCGGACATCGGCCTGGACGACGAGAACGCGCCGGCCGGCAGCGTCGAATTCCGAGTGCTGGCCGATGGTCAGGAAGTGTTCGCCAGCGGGGTGATGAACAACCAGTCCCCGACCCAGACCGTCGACCTCGACGTCACCGGCGTGACGCAGATCACGCTGGTCGTGGACGACGGCGGCAACGGCGTCGGCAACGACCACGCCGATTGGGCCGACGCCCGGTTCTACAGCATCGAAGCAACGCCGGTCGTGAACCTCAACTTCCAGCCCGCCGGCGCCGAGGTCCCCGCAGGCGACCTGGCGGACACCGGGGCCGTGTTCGGCGACCGGGGCAACGGCTGGACCTACGGCTGGCAGACCGACCACACCGACCTCAGCCGGGACCGCGACGTCAACGCCGACCAGCGGCTCGACACGTTGGTGCATTTCCACGCCGGCCAGGACTGGGAGATCGCGCTACCCAACGGGCAGTACCTGGTTACCGCGTCGGTCGGCGACGCGGGGTTCCCCAGCACGCACACGCTGAACGTTGAGGGCCTCAACTTTTGGACTGCCGAGGCGCTCGCGGCAGACGAGTTCGCCGTCCAGACGCGGCTGGTCACCGTCAGCGACGGCCGCCTGACGCTCGATCAGGGCGACGCCGCCGACAAGGCCACGCGGATCAACTACCTCGAGATCGCCGCGGTCGACGTGGGCGCGACCCTGCTGCCGTTCGCCGCGGCCGACGTCGACCTCAACGGCCGGCTCGACCTCGACGACGTGGCCGCGTTCGGCGCCGGATGGGGCGCCGACGGCACGTCCGCCAGCCTCGAAGACCGCCTGCGTCTGGGCGACCTTGACTTCGACGGCGACACCGACCAAGACGACTGGGAAGTCTTCTACAGCCGCTGGATCGCAGAAAGCAACGCCCCGCTCAGCTTCGACGCGGTGATCAATCCAACGGCCGGCGACTTCGACCGCACCGGCTCGGTCACGCAGACCGACTACCAGGTCTGGCGGAACGCCTACGGCGCCACCGGACTACGCGCGGCCGACGCCAATGGCGATGGCGCTGTCAACGCGGCCGACTACACATTGTGGCGGGGCAACTTCGGCGTCACCACGTCGACGCCCGACCCGCTCGATGCGTTGGTGCTGTACATCGACCCCCTTACCGGCCAGGGTACTCTCCGCAACGAGACCGACGCGGCCATCTCGCTGATCGGCTACTCGGTGCTGTCGGACGCCGCGGCGTTGCTGACAGCCGACGGCGACTGGCAGAGCCTGCAGGACGCCGGCCTGACTGGCTGGGAGGAGGCTCAGCCGACGGCGTCCGCCCTTTCGGAGCTGAATCCTAGCGGGTCGCTGACGCTGGCGGCCGGCGACGCCCTCGACCTCGGCGGCCTGTACGACGCCAGCGCCTCGATAACCCCCGTGCAGCTCGAGTACGCCGTGAGTACGAGCGGCCTGGTGCAGTTCGGCTCAGT
- a CDS encoding DUF1559 family PulG-like putative transporter — MHAVHRQGTERSRRRAASTPGRQAFTLVELLVVIAIIGVLIALLLPAVQAAREAARRSQCASQLKQMALGCINHHDVHKHFPTGGWGWGYVGDPDRGFGVNQPGGWIFNVLPYIEEQALHDLSGNGEATDASGRRPDRAQLEGALKVAQATVDIANCPSRRQPLLYPRSGGAISNGLTPTETIKMDYAANAGHCVSEWDVATLYKGPASYDAATVESWTRDARALLKQRVADGGRKYSGVSFGISEVSLRHVTDGSSNTYLVGEKMVPNDRYETGTHAGDNETWCTGFNNDNFRATARNNGTEALLPAPDSDVDIAYSPDRFGSAHSGVWLVAFCDGSVHNMTYDIAWETHRDLGNRADGNVTKKDL, encoded by the coding sequence ATGCACGCCGTTCATCGCCAAGGGACTGAGCGAAGCCGACGTCGGGCAGCAAGCACGCCCGGGCGGCAAGCGTTCACGCTGGTCGAGCTGCTGGTGGTGATCGCGATCATTGGGGTGTTGATCGCCCTGCTGCTGCCGGCGGTGCAGGCGGCCCGCGAGGCGGCCCGGCGGAGCCAGTGCGCCAGCCAGCTCAAGCAAATGGCGCTGGGGTGCATCAACCACCACGACGTGCACAAACATTTCCCAACGGGGGGGTGGGGGTGGGGCTACGTCGGCGACCCCGATCGCGGCTTCGGCGTCAACCAACCCGGTGGTTGGATCTTCAACGTGCTCCCCTACATCGAGGAGCAGGCGTTGCACGACCTGAGCGGCAATGGCGAAGCAACCGACGCAAGCGGCAGGCGGCCCGACCGCGCGCAGCTCGAGGGGGCGCTCAAGGTAGCCCAGGCGACCGTGGATATCGCGAATTGCCCGTCGAGGCGTCAGCCGTTGCTCTACCCTCGTTCTGGAGGGGCAATCTCCAACGGCCTCACGCCAACCGAGACGATCAAGATGGACTACGCCGCGAACGCCGGGCATTGTGTCTCGGAATGGGACGTGGCGACTCTCTATAAGGGACCCGCAAGCTATGACGCCGCTACCGTCGAGAGCTGGACTAGGGACGCGCGGGCTCTTCTCAAGCAGAGGGTCGCAGATGGCGGGCGCAAGTACTCTGGGGTGTCGTTCGGCATCAGCGAGGTATCGCTGCGTCATGTAACCGACGGCTCTTCTAACACCTATCTGGTCGGCGAGAAGATGGTGCCCAACGACCGGTACGAAACCGGGACCCACGCGGGCGACAATGAAACCTGGTGCACCGGCTTCAACAACGACAATTTTAGGGCTACTGCCCGCAACAATGGGACCGAGGCGTTGCTGCCGGCGCCCGACTCCGACGTCGACATTGCCTACTCGCCGGACCGGTTCGGCTCGGCCCACTCAGGCGTCTGGCTGGTTGCGTTCTGCGACGGCAGCGTGCACAACATGACTTACGACATTGCTTGGGAGACCCACCGGGACCTTGGGAATCGGGCCGACGGAAACGTCACCAAGAAGGATCTCTAG
- a CDS encoding sigma-70 family RNA polymerase sigma factor — protein MDDPQDAGEAAGGEGLDVDQFIKDLTQSQGNLRAYLLAALGNYDDAADVLQKTNLVLWRSAHRYQPGTDFIAWAITLARFELQSFFRDRSRDRHVFSEELSGMMLQTAAKELPDLDDRQEALRHCLQGLSARSQEMLQLRYDTSSSITQIADRVGKTEDAIKSALLRVRKSLERCIELRLRSDVS, from the coding sequence ATGGACGATCCACAAGACGCCGGTGAGGCCGCTGGCGGGGAGGGCCTTGATGTTGACCAGTTCATCAAGGACCTGACCCAGTCCCAAGGGAACCTCCGGGCGTACCTGCTGGCCGCCCTCGGCAACTACGACGACGCGGCAGACGTGCTGCAGAAGACCAACCTAGTGCTGTGGCGTAGCGCGCACCGCTACCAGCCCGGCACCGACTTTATCGCCTGGGCGATCACCCTGGCTAGATTCGAGTTGCAGTCGTTCTTCCGCGACCGGTCGCGAGACCGGCACGTGTTTTCAGAGGAGCTTTCCGGCATGATGCTGCAGACGGCGGCCAAAGAGTTGCCCGATCTGGACGATCGGCAGGAGGCGCTGCGGCACTGCCTGCAGGGTCTGAGTGCTAGGTCGCAAGAGATGCTGCAACTCAGGTACGACACGAGCTCCTCGATTACCCAGATTGCGGACCGAGTTGGCAAGACAGAGGATGCGATCAAGTCGGCCCTTTTGCGGGTGCGTAAGTCGCTCGAGAGGTGCATCGAGCTGCGGCTGCGTTCGGACGTATCCTAG
- a CDS encoding LamG domain-containing protein, with amino-acid sequence MSNHLPEEFDLEEQLLRVANREATRDELDRLNRALTESAELRSRACRFLAHDSLLRDWITESTQAAAIAKALPPKSGALQADPPRPAGRGLATLINQNGMLVAALAASLLAALMVNNLSLRGRVNQLYSTAVVAPGEPLPGVAIAPDPPKKFQLPDGREMVGRVAGLNGVVWTNKDDGLAFGDRVEQGKVIDIKSGVIELLLTTGAKVTVEGPALFEATSALESSLTQGRLAAAAPRGARGYTVLTPTSELVDIGTQFGVVVEQSGNSELHVFDGDVVARNRRGDSTDVLLHAKQNEAMRFDSTGAAPVRFAARERDFVRRITPLYREDELPPIPLTDGLSMWYAADRCGSPAVGDRVSNWRDLLIGENDFSDDAWQFEEGRRPAWVRDGAGRPAIRFNGWSTSLATSPMEPADQQTVFVACVPAPMSYANDHHGQMLYKYGDKPSLELSLMPDLTARGWVWPGPGSANVGAVRSKPVDAQQVTVIGYVYDSGTNRAELWVNGESQGSAEAPLAVHESGRRVLGSHMNLQFEAYFFGYMYEVAVYDTALSGDQMPAMWDYFGKRYPEADE; translated from the coding sequence ATGAGCAATCACCTACCCGAAGAATTCGACCTGGAAGAGCAGCTGCTGCGGGTTGCCAACCGCGAGGCAACGCGCGACGAGCTGGACCGCCTGAACCGCGCGCTGACCGAGTCGGCCGAGCTGCGTTCGCGGGCCTGCCGCTTCCTGGCGCACGACTCGCTTCTCCGGGACTGGATTACCGAAAGCACACAGGCCGCGGCGATCGCAAAAGCCTTGCCCCCCAAGAGCGGGGCCCTTCAGGCGGACCCGCCCCGTCCTGCCGGGCGAGGGCTGGCGACGCTGATCAACCAGAACGGCATGTTGGTGGCCGCCTTGGCGGCGAGCCTGCTGGCGGCGCTGATGGTGAACAACCTCTCACTGCGCGGCCGGGTAAACCAGCTCTACTCGACCGCGGTCGTGGCGCCGGGTGAGCCCCTGCCGGGCGTGGCGATCGCCCCCGACCCGCCAAAGAAGTTCCAGCTCCCCGACGGTCGCGAGATGGTCGGCCGGGTGGCCGGCCTGAACGGCGTGGTCTGGACCAACAAGGACGACGGTCTCGCGTTCGGCGACCGGGTCGAGCAAGGCAAGGTGATCGACATCAAATCGGGCGTGATCGAGCTACTGCTCACAACCGGCGCAAAAGTGACCGTCGAGGGCCCTGCCCTGTTCGAGGCGACTTCGGCTCTTGAGTCGTCGCTGACGCAGGGGAGGTTGGCGGCCGCCGCGCCGCGGGGAGCGCGGGGCTACACCGTGCTCACACCGACCTCCGAGCTGGTTGACATCGGGACCCAGTTTGGAGTGGTCGTCGAGCAGTCCGGCAACTCAGAGCTGCACGTGTTCGATGGGGACGTCGTCGCCCGCAACCGGCGTGGCGATTCGACCGACGTGCTGCTGCACGCCAAGCAGAACGAGGCGATGCGGTTCGACTCCACCGGCGCGGCGCCGGTCCGCTTCGCGGCCCGCGAACGTGACTTCGTGCGGCGGATCACGCCGCTGTACCGCGAGGACGAGCTCCCGCCGATCCCGCTCACCGATGGGCTGTCGATGTGGTACGCGGCCGACCGGTGTGGCTCGCCCGCCGTGGGTGACCGGGTGTCCAACTGGCGCGACCTGCTTATCGGCGAGAACGATTTCTCGGACGACGCCTGGCAATTCGAGGAGGGCCGGCGTCCCGCGTGGGTCCGCGATGGCGCGGGCCGCCCCGCCATTCGGTTTAACGGCTGGTCCACGAGCCTCGCGACCAGCCCAATGGAGCCGGCCGACCAGCAGACCGTCTTCGTCGCGTGCGTCCCGGCGCCTATGAGCTACGCCAACGACCACCACGGGCAGATGCTCTACAAGTACGGTGACAAGCCGTCGCTCGAGTTGTCGCTGATGCCCGACCTCACCGCCCGCGGCTGGGTCTGGCCAGGCCCGGGCAGCGCGAACGTTGGCGCCGTGCGGAGCAAGCCCGTCGACGCCCAGCAGGTGACGGTGATCGGCTACGTCTACGACTCCGGCACCAACCGGGCGGAGCTGTGGGTCAACGGCGAGAGCCAAGGGAGCGCCGAGGCGCCGCTAGCGGTCCACGAGTCGGGGCGGCGGGTCCTGGGGAGCCACATGAACTTGCAGTTCGAGGCGTATTTCTTCGGGTACATGTACGAGGTTGCGGTTTATGACACGGCGCTGAGCGGTGACCAGATGCCAGCCATGTGGGACTATTTTGGAAAGCGTTACCCGGAAGCGGACGAATAG
- a CDS encoding DUF1559 family PulG-like putative transporter, producing MALTPHRRVATRVRRIGFTLIELLIVVAIVGVLIGMLLPAVQSARESARRLECKNHLKQLALACHGHHDVQGFFPTGGWGWYWTGDADRGFHRNQPGGWIYNTLPYYEEYQLYDAASDGQPDQITREQRLGASKIIQTPLPMINCPSRRANQPYPLVASDAGASGFFNSITPAVAGRSDYAINSGHVYNQWPVIALGSGPRSYEEARTWTSGGFWGIDQLPFDRALSNEMVMTGISYERSTVSIRQVTAGLGRTYLIGERHIPTEHATSGRHTGDNETWCTGFNNDNFRKTGRFVDGEIVECLPLPDYQSDLPEEWGRFGSSHDGIWNAAFCDGSVREMTYDIDWRVHRDAGNRYDR from the coding sequence ATGGCCCTCACACCGCACAGACGCGTCGCCACGCGCGTACGGCGCATCGGCTTCACGCTGATTGAGCTGCTGATTGTGGTCGCGATTGTCGGCGTGCTGATCGGGATGCTCTTGCCCGCGGTGCAGTCCGCCCGCGAGTCGGCCCGCCGGCTGGAGTGCAAGAACCACCTGAAGCAACTCGCTCTCGCGTGCCACGGGCACCACGACGTGCAGGGCTTCTTTCCGACCGGCGGCTGGGGCTGGTACTGGACCGGCGACGCCGACCGCGGATTCCACCGCAACCAGCCTGGCGGCTGGATCTACAACACGCTGCCCTACTACGAGGAGTACCAGCTCTACGACGCGGCGTCTGACGGGCAGCCGGACCAGATCACCCGCGAGCAGCGTCTCGGCGCTTCGAAGATCATTCAGACCCCGCTGCCGATGATCAACTGCCCTAGTCGCAGGGCGAACCAGCCCTACCCGCTGGTCGCCAGCGACGCCGGTGCGAGCGGTTTCTTCAACTCGATCACGCCCGCCGTGGCCGGCCGCAGCGACTACGCCATTAACTCGGGCCACGTCTACAACCAGTGGCCGGTGATTGCGCTCGGCAGCGGACCCCGCAGCTACGAGGAGGCCCGCACCTGGACGTCCGGCGGGTTCTGGGGTATCGACCAGCTGCCGTTCGACCGGGCGCTCTCCAACGAGATGGTGATGACCGGGATCTCCTACGAACGCAGCACGGTCTCGATCAGGCAAGTGACCGCCGGCCTGGGCCGCACGTACCTGATCGGCGAGCGGCACATCCCTACGGAGCACGCCACGAGCGGGCGCCACACGGGCGACAACGAGACCTGGTGCACCGGCTTCAACAACGACAACTTCCGCAAGACCGGCAGGTTCGTCGACGGCGAGATCGTTGAGTGCCTGCCGCTGCCGGACTACCAGAGTGATTTGCCCGAAGAGTGGGGCCGGTTCGGCTCGTCCCACGACGGCATCTGGAACGCCGCCTTCTGCGACGGCAGCGTCCGTGAGATGACCTACGACATCGACTGGCGCGTGCACCGCGACGCCGGTAACCGGTACGACAGGTAG
- a CDS encoding alpha/beta hydrolase-fold protein, translated as MRFFGPPRALINIPKQTTGIASMNSVHRGLVTLLFAAVVTSGERVSAQADQPVDDWEPASTNQPGSDFPKVNSEGRVMFRIKAPLAKSVSCSFRDGGEFKQDEEGVWTGYTRPLDEGFHYYTINIDGAEVPDPGSKYFFGAMRWGSGVEVPAHDQDSYAVERVPHGQLREVLFYSDSTKATRRAFVYTPPEYEEHPEKRYPVLYLQHGWGENEYGWGAQGHANLIMDNLIAEGKANPFIIVMTYGMTNEVRFGGLSRFSIEPFETVLVDELVPYIDATFRSLTDQPNRAMAGLSMGGMETRLITLRNLDKFSHIGLFSGGSISIDDVENTEGFQASVKLVFVSYGGRELDRGGARRGGDPGKDVEALQQAGVNAVFYASPDTAHEWQSWRRSLREFAPLLFRHQDAPRE; from the coding sequence ATGCGGTTCTTCGGACCACCACGCGCGCTGATTAACATTCCGAAACAGACCACAGGGATAGCGTCAATGAACAGCGTCCATAGAGGCCTCGTAACGTTGCTCTTCGCCGCGGTTGTCACGTCGGGCGAACGCGTCAGCGCACAGGCCGACCAACCGGTCGACGATTGGGAGCCGGCGTCCACCAACCAGCCCGGGAGCGATTTTCCGAAGGTGAATTCCGAAGGCCGCGTGATGTTCCGCATCAAGGCGCCGTTGGCCAAGAGCGTATCCTGCAGCTTCCGCGACGGCGGCGAATTCAAGCAGGATGAAGAGGGCGTCTGGACGGGGTACACGCGGCCGCTGGACGAAGGCTTTCACTACTACACGATCAATATCGACGGCGCCGAGGTCCCCGATCCGGGCAGCAAGTACTTCTTCGGCGCCATGCGGTGGGGGAGCGGCGTCGAGGTCCCGGCGCACGACCAAGATTCTTATGCCGTGGAGCGGGTTCCCCACGGACAGCTTCGGGAGGTGCTGTTTTACTCGGACAGCACGAAAGCGACCCGCCGCGCCTTTGTCTACACGCCACCCGAGTACGAAGAGCATCCTGAGAAGCGCTACCCCGTCCTCTACCTGCAGCACGGCTGGGGCGAGAACGAGTACGGCTGGGGAGCCCAGGGGCACGCCAATCTGATCATGGACAACCTCATCGCTGAAGGGAAGGCCAACCCCTTCATCATTGTGATGACCTACGGGATGACCAACGAGGTTCGGTTTGGTGGGTTGAGCCGTTTCAGCATCGAGCCGTTTGAAACCGTGCTTGTCGACGAGTTGGTCCCCTACATCGACGCGACTTTCCGCTCGCTGACCGATCAGCCGAATCGGGCGATGGCCGGCCTCTCAATGGGGGGAATGGAAACCCGCTTGATCACGCTTCGCAATCTGGACAAGTTTTCCCATATCGGCCTCTTCAGTGGCGGATCGATTTCGATCGACGACGTCGAGAACACGGAGGGCTTCCAAGCAAGCGTCAAACTCGTGTTCGTGAGCTACGGCGGTCGGGAACTCGATCGGGGAGGCGCCAGGCGCGGCGGCGATCCCGGAAAGGACGTCGAAGCACTCCAACAAGCCGGAGTGAACGCCGTCTTCTACGCCTCTCCGGACACGGCTCACGAGTGGCAGTCTTGGCGACGAAGCCTACGGGAGTTTGCGCCGCTTCTCTTCCGCCACCAGGACGCCCCACGAGAGTAG
- a CDS encoding endo-1,4-beta-xylanase, with translation MFEPWSSSASQPNRRLAVAAVLVLALLSSCPAAAQASQPPVLKDAFAGCFSIGAAVNRQIVGGSTGRLGFGRRSAEQIERDRILVTTQFNSIAPENDLKWALIHPQAGPDGYQWGPADAFVEFGERHGMYLVGHTLVWHSQTPLWVFQGDGPLINNSQAAEQTEAGEESSEPRGRRFRRPGLEGPRATREQLLARMRDHIHTVVSRYRGRIKAWDVVNEALSDRGEEVLRESLWREIIGPDYIAKAFEYAHEADPDAVLRYNDYGLEDPAKRRKLIKLVRSLKAEGAPVMAIGTQAHLNVSSASFENMDRTLTELETLGLPIHVTELDINSARRGQRNTGADISGNVAATEGGLVDEADRRLAEAYEDVFRAFLKHREKLDVVTFWGANDANSWRSRGRPLLFDGASRPKPAFDAVLRTTTRAD, from the coding sequence ATGTTCGAGCCTTGGTCATCGTCAGCCTCTCAACCCAACCGACGCCTCGCCGTCGCGGCGGTGCTCGTCCTTGCGTTGCTGTCGAGCTGCCCAGCCGCCGCGCAAGCAAGCCAACCGCCAGTGTTGAAGGACGCGTTTGCAGGCTGCTTTTCGATCGGAGCGGCCGTGAATCGTCAGATCGTGGGGGGCTCGACAGGCCGCCTGGGGTTTGGCCGTCGTTCTGCGGAACAGATCGAGCGCGACCGCATCCTGGTTACCACGCAATTCAACAGCATTGCACCAGAGAACGATCTTAAGTGGGCTTTGATCCACCCCCAGGCGGGCCCCGACGGCTACCAATGGGGGCCCGCGGACGCGTTCGTGGAATTTGGCGAACGCCATGGCATGTACCTCGTGGGGCACACGCTTGTCTGGCACAGCCAAACCCCGCTCTGGGTCTTCCAGGGCGACGGTCCCTTGATCAACAACTCGCAGGCGGCCGAGCAAACCGAAGCCGGCGAAGAGTCGAGCGAGCCGCGGGGGAGGCGTTTCCGGCGCCCCGGGTTGGAAGGGCCTCGCGCGACTCGGGAGCAGCTCTTAGCGCGGATGCGGGACCACATCCACACGGTCGTGAGCCGCTACCGGGGCAGGATCAAAGCCTGGGATGTGGTGAACGAGGCCCTCTCGGATCGAGGTGAAGAGGTTCTGCGTGAGTCGCTGTGGCGAGAGATCATCGGCCCCGACTACATCGCCAAGGCGTTCGAGTACGCGCACGAGGCGGACCCCGACGCGGTGCTTCGGTACAACGACTATGGACTCGAGGACCCAGCTAAACGACGCAAACTCATCAAGCTTGTTAGGTCGCTGAAAGCCGAGGGCGCGCCGGTGATGGCGATCGGAACCCAAGCCCACCTCAATGTGTCCTCCGCCAGTTTTGAGAACATGGATCGGACGCTGACTGAGTTGGAGACCCTCGGCCTGCCCATCCATGTGACCGAGTTGGACATCAACAGCGCAAGGCGGGGTCAGCGGAACACGGGAGCCGACATCAGCGGCAACGTTGCGGCCACCGAGGGCGGTCTCGTGGACGAGGCGGATAGACGACTGGCGGAGGCATACGAGGACGTGTTCCGAGCCTTCCTCAAGCACCGCGAGAAGTTAGACGTGGTGACGTTTTGGGGCGCCAACGACGCCAATTCCTGGCGGTCCCGGGGCAGGCCCTTGCTCTTCGACGGGGCTAGTCGGCCCAAGCCCGCGTTTGATGCGGTTCTTCGGACCACCACGCGCGCTGATTAA